One genomic window of Actinoplanes lobatus includes the following:
- a CDS encoding VanZ family protein yields MSAGDWFGTITGVVAITVAVLPVVVLGVWLLARRRRAAGVVRPGWRSLAEVGIVYGTVPWVWMILTPGGRAGEVAGRVSLVPLRDLVHVFAGGWLTIVVQVVANLLVFAAVGLFGPVLFPALRSVPRVLVVAAAASLLLEAGQYVLRLDRVSSVDDVLLNAAGAGLAALVSRRWWRAPATGMPARCVPDARG; encoded by the coding sequence ATGAGTGCGGGGGACTGGTTCGGGACGATCACCGGGGTGGTGGCGATCACGGTGGCGGTGCTGCCGGTGGTGGTGCTGGGAGTGTGGTTGCTGGCGCGCCGGCGGCGGGCCGCGGGTGTGGTGCGGCCGGGGTGGCGGTCGCTGGCGGAGGTGGGGATCGTCTACGGGACGGTGCCGTGGGTGTGGATGATCCTGACGCCGGGTGGCCGGGCCGGTGAGGTCGCCGGCCGGGTGAGCCTGGTGCCGCTGCGGGATCTGGTCCACGTTTTCGCGGGCGGGTGGCTCACCATCGTGGTTCAGGTGGTGGCGAATCTGCTGGTGTTCGCGGCGGTGGGCCTGTTCGGGCCGGTGCTGTTCCCGGCGTTGCGGTCGGTGCCGCGGGTGCTGGTGGTCGCGGCGGCCGCGTCGTTGCTGTTGGAGGCCGGCCAGTATGTGTTGCGGCTGGACCGGGTGTCCTCGGTGGACGACGTGCTGCTGAATGCGGCGGGCGCCGGGTTGGCGGCGCTGGTGTCGCGGCGGTGGTGGCGGGCTCCGGCTACAGGGATGCCAGCCAGGTGTGTCCCGGATGCACGCGGTTGA
- a CDS encoding nucleotidyltransferase domain-containing protein — protein MSDRPPGGGIPVAAEDIAALEARWARCWTPADITQRLAGTPAPWCVAAGWALDLFRGEQTRHHHDLEIAVPAAHFPQIRDRFPGYTFDAVGDARIWQSPSPQALNATHQTWLRDPATGDYLVDVFREPHDGPTWICRRDETIRLPYPDIIEHTLDRIPYLRPELVLLFKAKHRRPKDQADFDGTLPLLSPARRTTLARLLNRVHPGHTWLASL, from the coding sequence ATGAGTGACCGACCGCCCGGCGGCGGCATCCCCGTCGCCGCCGAGGACATCGCGGCCCTCGAAGCCCGCTGGGCCCGCTGCTGGACCCCGGCCGACATCACCCAACGCCTGGCCGGCACCCCCGCACCCTGGTGTGTCGCGGCCGGCTGGGCCCTCGACCTGTTCCGCGGCGAGCAGACCCGCCACCACCACGACCTCGAGATCGCCGTCCCCGCCGCCCACTTCCCGCAGATCCGCGACCGGTTCCCCGGCTACACCTTCGACGCCGTCGGCGACGCCCGGATCTGGCAGTCGCCGTCACCGCAGGCCCTGAACGCCACCCACCAGACCTGGCTACGCGACCCGGCCACCGGCGACTACCTCGTCGACGTCTTCCGCGAACCACACGACGGCCCGACCTGGATCTGCCGCCGCGACGAGACGATCCGGCTGCCCTACCCCGACATCATCGAACACACCCTGGACCGGATCCCCTACCTGCGGCCCGAACTCGTCCTGCTCTTCAAGGCCAAACACCGCCGCCCGAAGGACCAGGCCGACTTCGACGGCACCCTGCCGCTGCTGTCACCGGCCCGCCGTACAACCCTGGCCCGCCTGCTCAACCGCGTGCATCCGGGACACACCTGGCTGGCATCCCTGTAG
- a CDS encoding metallophosphoesterase family protein, translating to MRILHLSDTHVTRDPGPNRTGVDPRESLRRILHDCRQIPGLDAVVITGDIADDGTPEAYTDTRAIIAEFTGPRGIPALYTTGNHDERAAFTRILGTGHLGPDGHPLPADHLGSPTGERAATTTIAGHRIVTLDSLIPGKGSGRISATQLDWLADLLATPAPNGTTLAFHHPPIAVPGVAVQHHLGLRDPAALSTVITGTDVRLILCGHFHLQIFGLLGGVPTWVTPGVVNRIDLTATPGTERAVRGASATLADLSVPTAPILHTLHARDPHQGETAYEADTVTLSRIIADLA from the coding sequence GTGCGCATCCTTCACCTGTCGGACACCCACGTCACCCGCGACCCCGGCCCCAACCGCACGGGCGTCGACCCCCGCGAATCCCTGCGCCGCATCCTGCACGACTGCCGCCAGATCCCCGGCCTCGACGCCGTCGTGATCACCGGCGACATCGCCGACGACGGCACCCCCGAGGCCTACACCGACACCCGCGCCATCATCGCCGAGTTCACCGGCCCCCGCGGCATCCCCGCCCTCTACACCACCGGCAACCACGACGAACGCGCCGCCTTCACCAGGATCCTCGGCACCGGCCACCTCGGCCCCGACGGCCACCCCCTGCCCGCCGACCACCTCGGCTCCCCCACCGGCGAACGCGCCGCCACCACCACCATCGCCGGCCACCGCATCGTCACCCTCGACTCGCTCATCCCCGGCAAGGGCTCCGGCCGGATCAGCGCCACCCAACTCGACTGGCTCGCCGACCTGCTCGCCACCCCCGCCCCCAACGGCACCACCCTGGCCTTCCACCACCCGCCGATCGCCGTCCCCGGCGTCGCCGTCCAGCACCACCTCGGCCTGCGCGACCCGGCCGCACTGTCCACCGTGATCACCGGCACCGACGTACGCCTGATCCTCTGCGGCCACTTCCACCTGCAGATCTTCGGCCTGCTCGGCGGCGTACCCACCTGGGTCACCCCCGGCGTCGTCAACCGCATCGACCTGACCGCCACCCCCGGCACCGAACGCGCCGTCCGCGGCGCCTCCGCCACCCTCGCCGACCTGTCCGTCCCCACCGCCCCGATCCTGCACACCCTGCACGCCCGCGACCCCCACCAGGGCGAAACCGCCTACGAGGCCGACACCGTCACCCTCTCCCGCATCATCGCCGACCTCGCCTGA
- a CDS encoding ROK family transcriptional regulator: MHAGTVRRRHDTTAVNPRATHLSLALRHVADASGQISRADIAARTGLNRSTASSLIDELITGGLVKETGATPRARAGRPATALALRDDGPAGLGVDVNVDYTAVCVVDLTGAVRYKHVVAEDQRGHTMTEILDRINTLSRAAHAAARANELTLCGSAIAVPGIVDRDRATVTLAPNLGWRDLAVTEVLPADVHGLLDNEANFAALSEPGLLHARANYLYVSGQIGVGAGIVLDGRLYRGTHGWSGEIGHLTVDRNGPPCPCGRRGCLERYAGQEAILRAAGVSSDPGTALGVRPTITLIADRARSGDPATLAALTRAGEVLGATLANCLNLLDLGHVVLGGIYRDLAPWIAPEVEREVATQFLGAPWARPTVEVATYGPEAPAIGAARSVIHDVIGDPLRWLNR, from the coding sequence ATGCATGCCGGAACCGTCCGACGGCGTCACGACACGACCGCGGTCAACCCGCGCGCCACCCACCTGTCACTGGCCCTGCGCCACGTCGCCGACGCCTCCGGACAGATCTCCCGGGCCGACATCGCCGCCCGCACCGGCCTCAACCGGTCCACAGCTTCCAGCCTGATCGACGAGCTGATCACGGGTGGTCTCGTGAAAGAGACCGGCGCCACCCCACGCGCCCGCGCAGGCCGCCCCGCCACCGCCCTCGCCCTGCGCGACGACGGCCCCGCCGGCCTCGGCGTCGACGTCAACGTCGACTACACCGCCGTCTGCGTCGTCGACCTCACCGGCGCCGTCCGCTACAAGCACGTCGTCGCCGAGGACCAGCGCGGCCACACCATGACCGAGATCCTCGACCGCATCAACACGCTCTCCCGCGCCGCCCACGCCGCCGCCCGCGCCAACGAACTCACCCTCTGCGGCAGCGCCATCGCGGTCCCCGGCATCGTCGACCGCGACCGCGCCACCGTCACCCTCGCCCCCAACCTCGGCTGGCGCGACCTCGCCGTCACCGAAGTCCTCCCCGCCGACGTCCACGGCCTGCTCGACAACGAGGCCAACTTCGCCGCCCTCTCCGAACCGGGCCTGCTGCACGCCCGCGCCAACTACCTCTACGTCAGCGGCCAGATCGGCGTCGGCGCCGGCATCGTCCTGGACGGCCGCCTCTACCGCGGCACCCACGGATGGTCCGGCGAGATCGGCCACCTCACCGTCGACCGCAACGGCCCGCCATGCCCCTGCGGACGCCGCGGCTGCCTCGAACGCTATGCCGGCCAGGAGGCCATCCTGCGCGCCGCCGGCGTCTCCTCCGACCCCGGCACCGCCCTCGGCGTACGCCCCACCATCACCCTCATCGCCGACCGCGCCCGCTCCGGCGACCCGGCCACCCTCGCCGCCCTCACCCGCGCCGGCGAGGTCCTCGGCGCCACCCTCGCGAACTGCCTCAACCTGCTCGACCTCGGCCACGTCGTCCTCGGCGGCATCTACCGCGACCTGGCCCCCTGGATCGCCCCCGAAGTCGAACGGGAGGTCGCCACCCAGTTCCTCGGCGCACCCTGGGCCCGCCCCACCGTCGAAGTCGCCACCTACGGCCCCGAAGCCCCCGCCATCGGCGCCGCCCGCTCGGTCATCCACGACGTCATCGGCGACCCGCTGCGCTGGCTCAACCGCTGA
- a CDS encoding Acg family FMN-binding oxidoreductase → MTSRTAVLAHAARLARHAPSILNTQPWQWHIGRHTAELRPDTTRALPYLDPDHHLMLLSCGAALHHATVAIQAQGWQVTVERGTDPLARLTLGPPDTPRHTDLAAAITHRRTDRRAFGSQTPGDEIIADLRKAVAAQGLHLRPVRRDELPLLAAATSRAASDAAHRPGLRAEVATWTDRPTEYGDGVPAATAATDTLRRVPMRDFAPGSTGGFSVSAAASDIGARYVVLHSDDPDDWLRAGAALSALLLTATVRGVACSPMSELVETPWPRSILTTLIGTTGHPYLVVRLGYPVDDGPPPAAPRRPETETTHYGLTGA, encoded by the coding sequence ATGACGTCCCGCACGGCAGTCCTCGCACACGCCGCACGCCTCGCCCGGCACGCGCCGTCGATCCTCAACACCCAACCCTGGCAGTGGCACATCGGCCGGCACACCGCCGAACTGCGCCCGGACACCACCAGGGCACTGCCGTACCTCGACCCCGACCACCACCTCATGCTGCTCAGTTGCGGCGCCGCACTGCACCACGCGACCGTCGCCATCCAGGCACAGGGCTGGCAGGTCACCGTCGAACGCGGCACCGACCCCCTCGCCCGCCTCACCCTCGGCCCGCCCGACACACCCCGCCACACCGATCTCGCCGCCGCCATCACCCACCGGCGCACCGACCGGCGAGCCTTCGGCTCACAGACCCCCGGCGACGAGATCATCGCCGACCTGCGCAAAGCCGTCGCCGCCCAAGGCCTCCACCTGCGCCCGGTACGCCGTGACGAGCTCCCCCTGCTGGCCGCCGCCACCTCCCGCGCCGCCTCCGACGCCGCCCACCGCCCCGGACTGCGTGCCGAAGTCGCCACCTGGACCGACCGCCCCACCGAATACGGCGACGGCGTCCCCGCGGCCACCGCCGCCACCGACACCCTGCGCCGCGTCCCGATGCGCGACTTCGCACCCGGCTCCACCGGCGGCTTCTCCGTCTCCGCCGCCGCCTCCGACATCGGCGCCCGCTACGTCGTCCTGCACAGCGACGACCCCGACGACTGGTTGCGCGCCGGAGCCGCCCTCTCCGCCCTGCTGCTCACCGCCACCGTCCGCGGCGTCGCCTGCTCCCCAATGAGCGAACTCGTCGAAACCCCCTGGCCCCGCTCCATCCTCACCACCCTCATCGGCACCACCGGCCACCCCTACCTGGTCGTCCGCCTCGGCTACCCGGTCGACGACGGCCCGCCCCCGGCCGCCCCACGGCGACCGGAGACAGAAACCACCCACTACGGCCTCACGGGTGCATGA